One Campylobacter concisus DNA segment encodes these proteins:
- a CDS encoding sodium-dependent transporter yields the protein MMDRFSKVGFVLSIIGAAIGLGNAWKFPYMVGSNGGSAFILIYLFFAFVVGLSIFFAEMAMGKISRLDTVGAFKCLATKGANSWKFAGIVMVTGIFIASFYTLIIGWVLKYAILSLGELPKDMASSEALFVNFTSNGAWEQILYFSIAFFAYFFILTKGIKSGIERINVYLIPTLFILLLLMLGYSFGMNGFDEAAKFLLVPDFSKIDQGAILNALGLAFFTMCIGIGCILTYSSSLGNDTNLFTSSLYVVFANIIISVIIGLIVFTFTYEFGSEPSKGAGLAFISLPTLFAKLGLLGNFLAFAFFTSLFFAGITSVISLVEPFIFFLNKSLGLSRNRSIIIVGAVVYLLGILCALSGIGDFKESLTFFGKSFFDLLDYISSNIMLPLGGIIFAIFVGYFIKFELLKELFLPYMGEIVFKIWYFLIRFVAPILVFVVLVREIA from the coding sequence ATGATGGATAGATTTAGTAAAGTTGGTTTTGTTCTTTCTATCATTGGAGCGGCTATTGGCCTTGGTAATGCATGGAAATTTCCATATATGGTCGGTAGTAACGGTGGTTCAGCATTTATTCTTATATATCTATTTTTTGCTTTTGTTGTTGGACTTAGTATATTTTTTGCTGAGATGGCAATGGGTAAAATTTCACGCCTTGATACGGTTGGGGCATTTAAATGTCTAGCTACAAAGGGGGCAAATTCCTGGAAATTTGCCGGTATTGTGATGGTGACAGGGATATTCATCGCATCTTTTTATACGCTCATTATCGGCTGGGTTTTAAAATACGCTATCTTAAGTCTTGGTGAGCTTCCAAAAGATATGGCAAGCTCAGAAGCGCTTTTTGTAAATTTTACTTCAAATGGTGCATGGGAGCAAATTTTATATTTTAGCATCGCTTTTTTTGCATACTTTTTTATACTTACAAAAGGTATAAAAAGTGGAATAGAGCGTATAAATGTATATCTTATTCCGACACTTTTTATTTTACTTTTGCTTATGCTCGGCTACTCTTTTGGTATGAATGGATTTGATGAGGCGGCTAAATTTTTACTAGTACCAGACTTTTCAAAGATAGATCAAGGCGCTATCTTAAATGCTCTTGGGTTAGCTTTTTTTACGATGTGTATTGGCATTGGCTGCATTTTAACTTACTCATCAAGCCTAGGCAATGATACAAATTTATTCACTTCATCACTTTATGTAGTCTTTGCAAATATAATTATTAGCGTAATTATAGGGCTTATAGTTTTTACATTCACCTATGAATTTGGCTCAGAGCCATCAAAGGGTGCAGGGTTAGCATTTATCTCGCTTCCAACGCTTTTTGCAAAGCTTGGTTTGCTTGGAAATTTCTTAGCTTTTGCATTTTTTACATCTTTATTTTTTGCTGGTATAACATCGGTTATTTCACTAGTTGAACCATTTATATTTTTCTTAAATAAAAGCTTGGGACTTAGTAGAAATAGATCAATTATTATTGTTGGTGCCGTAGTTTATCTTTTGGGAATTTTATGCGCATTAAGCGGTATTGGCGATTTTAAGGAGTCACTTACATTTTTTGGTAAGAGCTTTTTTGATTTGCTTGATTATATTAGCTCAAACATTATGCTACCACTTGGTGGCATTATATTTGCTATTTTTGTTGGATACTTTATAAAATTTGAGCTTTTAAAAGAGCTATTCTTGCCTTATATGGGTGAGATTGTTTTTAAAATTTGGTATTTTTTAATAAGGTTTGTAGCACCAATTCTAGTTTTTGTGGTGCTAGTAAGGGAGATTGCATAA
- a CDS encoding TRAP transporter small permease subunit, translated as MQKVEKFFDKVGDIVGYICMFVMALMIIDVFFNVVARYFFSYGNVAFQELEWHFFAVIFLLGMSYALKEDAHVRVDIFYAKFSPKNKALVNMIGTVIFVIPFALLVSNLSFEFVSDAYTSAEASADPGGLTHRWIIKALIPFSFYLLVFFAIGFFIRNFNLYKKAKKGE; from the coding sequence ATGCAAAAAGTTGAGAAATTTTTTGATAAGGTTGGCGATATAGTCGGCTATATTTGCATGTTTGTTATGGCTTTGATGATAATAGACGTCTTTTTTAACGTTGTGGCAAGATATTTTTTCTCTTATGGAAATGTTGCATTTCAGGAGCTTGAGTGGCATTTTTTTGCTGTGATATTTTTGCTTGGTATGAGCTATGCATTAAAAGAAGATGCGCACGTTAGAGTTGATATCTTTTATGCTAAATTTTCACCAAAAAATAAAGCTCTTGTAAATATGATAGGAACTGTTATTTTTGTAATCCCATTTGCACTTTTAGTTTCAAATTTATCGTTTGAATTTGTGAGTGATGCTTATACTTCAGCTGAAGCTAGTGCAGATCCAGGCGGTCTTACTCACAGATGGATCATAAAAGCACTTATTCCTTTTTCTTTTTATCTGCTTGTATTTTTTGCGATTGGCTTTTTTATAAGAAATTTTAATCTTTACAAAAAAGCTAAAAAGGGGGAATAA
- a CDS encoding F0F1 ATP synthase subunit C, whose translation MKKIVFLILGLAAFAFGADGEMIKSYSVIAGGIGLGLAALGGAIGMGNTAAATISGTARNPGVGSKLMTTMFIALAMIEAQVIYALVITLIVLYANPMLG comes from the coding sequence ATGAAAAAGATCGTGTTTTTAATTCTTGGTCTTGCTGCATTCGCATTTGGCGCTGATGGCGAGATGATCAAATCATATTCAGTTATCGCTGGCGGTATCGGCCTTGGCCTTGCAGCTCTTGGCGGTGCTATAGGTATGGGAAACACAGCTGCTGCGACTATCAGCGGAACAGCTAGAAACCCAGGTGTAGGTAGCAAACTTATGACTACAATGTTTATCGCTCTTGCGATGATCGAAGCACAAGTTATCTACGCACTAGTTATTACACTTATCGTTCTTTACGCAAACCCAATGCTTGGCTAA
- a CDS encoding VIT1/CCC1 transporter family protein: MLDKKRALKQLQNEADDTAIYTLLEASEKNEENKKILRKLITEEKRHYAFCQKITGESRTANLFKVIFYTILVKIFGTSFTLKFMESREEDAEQFYLGIVDEYPEARDIYEEEVNHENNLISMLKDTKLVNAGGIVLGMNDALVELTGTLSGIALAFSNTKSVGATGLIMGIAAALSMAGSAYLESKENPSDEIKPLTYSLYTGGSYIITTAFLILPFFIFSSGLYAVLSMFFFAFVAIITYNFYISVAKELKFLPRVIEMCVITFGVAIISFGIGFLVKHYFGLDI, from the coding sequence ATGCTAGATAAAAAGCGTGCTTTAAAACAGCTACAAAACGAAGCAGATGATACAGCTATTTATACACTACTTGAAGCTAGTGAAAAAAATGAAGAGAATAAAAAAATACTTCGTAAATTAATCACTGAAGAAAAACGACATTATGCTTTTTGTCAAAAGATAACAGGCGAGAGCAGAACTGCAAATTTATTCAAAGTCATCTTCTATACGATACTTGTTAAAATTTTTGGTACATCTTTTACTTTAAAATTTATGGAGTCACGCGAAGAAGACGCAGAGCAATTTTATCTTGGTATCGTTGATGAGTATCCTGAAGCTAGAGATATTTATGAAGAAGAAGTAAATCATGAAAACAATTTAATCTCTATGCTAAAAGATACAAAACTAGTCAATGCCGGTGGTATCGTTCTTGGTATGAATGACGCATTAGTTGAGCTAACTGGCACGCTAAGTGGCATCGCACTCGCTTTTTCAAATACAAAATCAGTTGGTGCGACGGGCCTTATCATGGGCATTGCAGCTGCACTTTCCATGGCAGGGTCAGCATATCTTGAGTCAAAAGAAAATCCAAGCGACGAGATCAAACCGCTTACCTATTCGCTCTATACAGGTGGTTCGTACATCATAACAACGGCGTTTTTGATACTTCCATTTTTCATCTTTTCAAGTGGTCTTTACGCTGTCTTGTCGATGTTTTTCTTTGCCTTTGTTGCCATTATCACTTACAACTTTTACATAAGCGTGGCAAAAGAGCTTAAATTTTTACCAAGAGTAATTGAGATGTGTGTGATAACTTTTGGTGTTGCGATCATTTCATTTGGTATTGGCTTTTTAGTTAAGCACTATTTTGGCTTAGATATTTAA
- a CDS encoding TRAP transporter large permease: protein MAGLIMFIAALLMLGIGFPVAFTFGAVSMIFGMIGSIVESIGDGDGLLGSIEVFKDMFNFMPYRIFSIMESRIFIAVPLFVFMGVVLQKSKLAERLLESMGMLFGEIRGGIAISTILVGALLAASTGVVGASVVAMGVISLPVMLKYKYDQALGCGTICAAGTLGQIIPPSIVLIILGDIFSVPVGELFHQAIIPGLTLVAVYIIYILIVAYLKPDTAPVVKDESGVSKFKQIMRALIAIFPPLLLVICVLGSIFAGIATPTESSAFGCVGAIILAIFYRTFSFSMIKEALAESVKTTALVFAILVGATAFSMVFSYTGGDEIVEKFMTNLPGEKWGFIIFSMVVIFVLGFFIDFVEISYIVLPILVPIAAKLGINPIYLAILVAMNLQTSFLTPPFGFSLFFLRSVAPAEIKTTAIYKGVVPYIFIQLAVLVFFCVFLMELKPMLDASHGGLLNFLLSLFK from the coding sequence ATGGCTGGTTTGATAATGTTTATAGCTGCGCTTTTGATGCTAGGCATTGGCTTTCCAGTAGCCTTTACCTTTGGTGCGGTTTCGATGATATTTGGAATGATTGGTAGTATTGTTGAGAGCATTGGAGACGGAGATGGTCTGCTTGGAAGTATCGAAGTTTTCAAAGATATGTTTAACTTCATGCCTTATAGAATTTTCTCTATCATGGAGAGTAGAATTTTTATAGCAGTTCCACTTTTTGTCTTTATGGGCGTTGTTCTTCAAAAGTCAAAACTAGCTGAGAGGCTACTTGAGAGCATGGGTATGCTTTTTGGAGAAATTCGCGGAGGCATTGCTATTAGCACTATCTTGGTTGGAGCACTTCTTGCAGCTTCAACTGGTGTTGTTGGTGCAAGTGTCGTTGCAATGGGCGTTATAAGCTTGCCTGTCATGCTAAAGTATAAATACGACCAAGCGCTAGGTTGTGGCACTATATGTGCCGCTGGTACTCTTGGACAGATCATTCCACCTTCTATCGTGCTGATTATCTTGGGTGATATATTTTCAGTGCCAGTTGGTGAGCTTTTTCATCAAGCCATCATCCCAGGACTCACACTAGTAGCAGTTTATATCATTTATATTTTGATTGTTGCTTATTTGAAACCAGATACTGCACCGGTAGTAAAAGATGAGAGCGGTGTTAGTAAATTTAAGCAGATCATGAGAGCACTAATCGCTATCTTTCCACCGCTTTTACTGGTTATTTGCGTATTGGGTTCTATATTTGCAGGTATCGCTACACCAACTGAAAGTTCAGCTTTTGGCTGCGTCGGAGCCATTATTTTAGCTATTTTTTATAGGACATTTTCATTTTCTATGATAAAAGAGGCATTGGCTGAAAGCGTAAAAACCACAGCACTTGTCTTTGCCATACTTGTTGGTGCGACAGCCTTTTCTATGGTATTTAGTTACACTGGTGGCGATGAGATTGTTGAAAAATTTATGACAAATTTGCCAGGCGAGAAGTGGGGCTTTATCATTTTTAGTATGGTTGTCATCTTTGTGCTTGGCTTTTTTATCGACTTTGTTGAAATTTCATACATTGTGCTTCCTATCTTGGTGCCAATAGCCGCAAAGCTTGGTATAAATCCAATTTATCTAGCAATCTTAGTTGCTATGAATTTACAAACTTCATTTTTGACGCCGCCATTTGGATTTAGCTTATTTTTCCTAAGATCAGTCGCACCAGCTGAGATAAAAACGACTGCTATTTATAAAGGTGTTGTGCCTTATATTTTTATTCAGCTTGCTGTACTTGTATTTTTCTGCGTCTTTCTAATGGAATTAAAGCCAATGCTTGATGCGAGCCACGGCGGATTATTAAACTTCTTACTCTCGCTTTTTAAATGA
- a CDS encoding sodium-dependent transporter — MINEKFSKIGFVLAMAGSAVGLGNAWKFPTMVGNNGGSAFIVLYLLLTFAIAFVAFLAELSIGKLGESDVVSSIYKLAPKHKKIWSFSGFFMIGAILIASFYMVVIGWILKYIYLGFSPLLSNQEEAAQQFNTLLSNDLSSAIVCFSLVFLMVFFAVSKGVKSGIEKLNIWMMPGLFILLVCILFYAISMGDGFVKAAKFLFVPNFSAITPDVVLQALGLAFFSLSMGVGVIPTYAANLPERTNLIKSTLSIIFINILIGVMMGLVVFTFIFAYGADSTASGPGLIFISLVTLFAKLGIVGNIMAIAFFVSLLFAGVTSAVSMIEPFAYYLVRKFEISRKMALVYIGIFVYILGLFCIFSYYAQTANIFSVFGKPVFDALDFLTSNIMMPIGAIIFSFFVGYKLKKESLYLLFGEFMGKVFFEIWYFTLRYIVPIAICAIMIYQIAGK; from the coding sequence ATGATAAATGAAAAATTTTCAAAAATAGGCTTTGTTCTTGCGATGGCTGGTTCTGCTGTTGGACTTGGTAATGCATGGAAATTTCCAACAATGGTGGGAAACAACGGCGGTTCAGCGTTTATAGTTTTATATTTGCTTCTTACGTTTGCTATCGCTTTTGTAGCGTTTTTAGCAGAGCTTAGCATTGGTAAGCTTGGTGAGAGTGACGTTGTAAGCTCCATTTATAAACTTGCTCCAAAACACAAAAAAATATGGTCTTTTTCAGGCTTTTTTATGATAGGAGCGATACTTATTGCTTCGTTTTATATGGTTGTCATTGGCTGGATATTAAAGTATATTTATCTTGGCTTTTCGCCACTTTTAAGCAATCAAGAAGAGGCAGCCCAGCAGTTTAATACGCTTTTATCAAATGATTTAAGTAGCGCTATTGTTTGCTTTAGCTTGGTCTTTTTGATGGTATTTTTTGCTGTTTCAAAAGGTGTGAAAAGTGGCATTGAAAAGCTAAATATCTGGATGATGCCGGGCCTTTTTATACTGCTTGTTTGTATACTTTTTTATGCAATTAGTATGGGTGATGGTTTTGTTAAGGCGGCTAAATTTTTATTTGTACCAAATTTTAGCGCGATCACGCCAGATGTTGTTTTGCAAGCTCTTGGACTTGCATTCTTCTCGCTATCTATGGGTGTTGGTGTAATACCGACATACGCTGCAAATTTACCAGAGCGTACAAATTTAATAAAATCAACGCTTTCTATCATCTTTATAAACATATTAATAGGCGTTATGATGGGACTTGTGGTCTTTACATTTATATTTGCTTATGGAGCTGATAGTACGGCAAGTGGACCAGGGCTTATTTTTATCTCACTTGTTACACTTTTTGCAAAGCTTGGGATAGTTGGCAATATTATGGCCATCGCATTTTTTGTTTCACTTTTATTTGCTGGTGTTACAAGTGCTGTTTCGATGATTGAACCATTTGCTTATTATTTGGTTAGAAAATTTGAAATTTCACGCAAAATGGCTCTTGTTTATATTGGAATTTTTGTCTATATTTTAGGCCTTTTTTGTATTTTTTCATATTATGCGCAGACGGCTAATATTTTTAGTGTTTTTGGTAAGCCAGTCTTTGATGCACTTGATTTTCTTACTTCAAATATAATGATGCCAATAGGCGCCATAATTTTTAGTTTTTTTGTTGGCTATAAACTTAAAAAAGAGAGCCTATATCTACTCTTTGGCGAATTTATGGGAAAAGTATTTTTTGAAATTTGGTACTTCACTCTAAGATATATCGTGCCAATTGCAATTTGTGCCATCATGATCTATCAAATAGCAGGTAAATGA
- a CDS encoding sodium-dependent transporter produces MAKEQFSKIGYVLAVAGSAVGLGNAWKFPYMVGENGGSAFVILYLLITFLVGIPIFMAELSIGKLSESDSVNAFRKLANKNKNLWQLVGILAMVTAAIISSYYIVIIGWVFKYFTLSFTGLPNDIESSKVIFNELLTHGLGEQTLYFVIAFVACFFILSKGVKSGIEKLNVWMMPSLFIMVLIMLIFSMTMNGFTKSAEFLLVPDFSKISFNSLLLALGLAFWTLSLGMAAIITYSASLSDDTNLATSTLSIVFINIVLAIMMGLVIFTFIFEFGAEPSQGPGLVFISLPTLFAKLGVIGQILAVAFFAALIFAGITSAISIVEPFVFFLIREYGISRIKALSIVGAGVFVLGFLCLLSNIENVGDKFMLFGKNFFDFLDFTASNVLLPISGIGGAIFVGYFMKREALYVLFSPYMSDFVFSAWYFLLRYVAPVCVFIIMINKLFF; encoded by the coding sequence ATGGCAAAAGAACAGTTTTCTAAAATAGGTTATGTTTTAGCAGTTGCAGGGTCAGCTGTTGGACTTGGCAATGCATGGAAATTTCCATATATGGTTGGTGAAAATGGTGGATCGGCATTTGTTATTTTATATCTTTTGATAACGTTTTTAGTTGGCATACCTATCTTTATGGCAGAGCTAAGTATTGGCAAGCTTAGCGAAAGCGATAGTGTAAATGCCTTTAGAAAGTTGGCGAATAAAAATAAAAATTTATGGCAACTAGTTGGAATTTTAGCTATGGTAACCGCAGCTATAATCTCATCTTATTATATTGTGATCATCGGCTGGGTCTTTAAGTATTTCACACTATCTTTTACCGGTCTTCCAAACGATATAGAAAGTTCAAAAGTAATATTTAACGAGCTTCTTACGCATGGTCTTGGCGAGCAGACGCTTTATTTTGTTATAGCATTTGTAGCTTGCTTTTTTATCCTTTCAAAAGGTGTGAAAAGTGGCATTGAAAAGCTAAATGTTTGGATGATGCCAAGCCTATTTATCATGGTTTTAATTATGCTTATATTTTCTATGACAATGAATGGCTTTACAAAATCTGCTGAGTTTTTACTTGTTCCCGACTTTAGTAAAATTTCATTTAACTCGCTCTTGCTTGCTCTTGGGCTTGCTTTTTGGACACTATCTCTTGGTATGGCAGCGATCATTACATATTCAGCTAGCCTAAGCGATGATACAAATTTAGCCACTTCTACACTAAGTATCGTTTTTATAAACATCGTCTTAGCCATCATGATGGGTCTTGTTATCTTTACATTTATATTTGAATTTGGCGCAGAGCCGTCTCAAGGACCAGGACTTGTCTTTATCTCGCTTCCAACGCTCTTTGCTAAGCTTGGCGTGATAGGTCAAATTTTAGCTGTAGCATTTTTTGCTGCACTTATCTTTGCTGGCATTACTTCAGCCATCTCTATCGTAGAGCCGTTTGTATTTTTCTTGATCAGAGAGTATGGCATTAGCAGGATAAAAGCTCTTAGTATAGTTGGAGCTGGTGTTTTTGTTTTAGGATTTTTATGTCTTTTATCAAATATAGAAAATGTTGGCGACAAATTTATGCTCTTTGGTAAAAATTTCTTTGATTTTCTTGACTTTACCGCTTCAAATGTTCTGCTTCCAATTAGTGGTATTGGTGGAGCGATATTTGTTGGATATTTTATGAAAAGAGAGGCACTTTATGTGCTATTTAGTCCATATATGAGCGACTTTGTATTTAGTGCATGGTATTTTTTATTAAGATATGTGGCGCCAGTTTGCGTCTTTATCATTATGATAAATAAATTGTTTTTTTAA
- a CDS encoding biotin/lipoyl-containing protein, translating to MAKKFIDVMDTTFRDGFQSVYGARVLMNDFLPALKAAKEAGIEHFEFGGGARFQSLYFYLNEDAFAMMDKFRSIVGPKANLQTLSRGVNTVTLDTGSRELIDLHAKLFKKHGTTTIRNFDALNDVENLKYSGERIAHHGLKHEVVVTMMDLPSGCVGAHDVKFYEKILREILDANIPYHSVCFKDASGTSSPQKVYETIKMARKLLPEKTHIRLHTHETAGVSVACYLAALEAGVDGIDLAASPVSGGTSQPDILTMLHAVKGKNYDLGGLDVEKILKYESVLNDCLKEYFLPPEAVQVSPLIPFSPMPGGALTANTQMMRDNNILDKFPEVILAMREVVQKGGYGTSVTPVSQFYFQQAFNNVMFGKWKKIAEGYGKMVLGYFGKTPVTPDKEIIKLASEQLGLKPTTKHAVDIADKDESKSLAHVKEILKQNNIKTTEENIFIAAACKEKGIAFLKGEAKVNVRKIDPNAKANEGRQTQSGRYSVVVNGSRYNVEVSEGFNDSIQVKSITEVEGKSVKSAKSAVAGATENDIVASLPGAVHKILVSPGDQVKKGQAVVMLEAMKMEIEVKAPKDGVIGSIEVSKGQSVANNQVVAKFK from the coding sequence ATGGCGAAGAAATTTATCGATGTTATGGATACGACCTTTAGAGATGGCTTTCAGTCAGTTTATGGCGCCAGAGTGCTTATGAACGATTTTTTGCCTGCGCTTAAAGCGGCCAAAGAGGCTGGCATAGAGCATTTTGAATTTGGCGGAGGAGCGAGATTTCAAAGCCTTTATTTTTACCTAAATGAAGACGCTTTTGCGATGATGGATAAATTTAGAAGCATCGTAGGACCAAAAGCAAATCTTCAAACCCTAAGCAGGGGCGTAAATACCGTTACACTTGATACTGGTAGCCGCGAGCTAATCGACCTTCACGCAAAGCTTTTCAAAAAACACGGAACCACCACCATTAGAAATTTTGACGCACTAAATGACGTTGAAAATTTAAAATATTCAGGCGAGAGGATCGCTCATCACGGATTAAAACACGAAGTTGTTGTTACGATGATGGATCTACCTAGTGGCTGTGTGGGAGCTCATGATGTTAAATTTTATGAGAAAATTTTAAGAGAAATTTTAGATGCAAATATCCCTTATCACAGCGTTTGCTTTAAAGACGCAAGTGGCACAAGCAGCCCACAAAAGGTCTATGAAACCATAAAAATGGCTAGAAAGCTGCTGCCAGAGAAAACTCACATCAGACTTCACACTCATGAAACCGCAGGCGTAAGTGTGGCTTGCTATCTTGCAGCGCTTGAAGCTGGCGTTGATGGCATAGATCTAGCCGCAAGCCCAGTAAGTGGTGGTACAAGTCAGCCAGATATCTTAACTATGCTTCACGCAGTAAAAGGCAAAAACTACGATCTTGGCGGACTTGACGTGGAGAAAATTTTAAAATATGAAAGCGTTTTGAATGATTGCTTAAAAGAGTATTTCTTACCACCTGAGGCCGTGCAAGTAAGCCCACTCATACCATTTTCGCCGATGCCTGGTGGCGCACTCACTGCAAATACCCAGATGATGAGAGATAACAACATCTTAGATAAATTCCCAGAGGTCATCCTTGCGATGCGTGAAGTGGTGCAAAAGGGTGGATACGGTACTTCAGTGACCCCGGTTAGTCAGTTTTACTTCCAACAAGCATTTAATAATGTGATGTTTGGCAAGTGGAAAAAGATCGCCGAGGGATACGGCAAAATGGTGCTTGGCTACTTTGGCAAGACCCCAGTTACGCCTGATAAAGAGATCATTAAGCTTGCAAGCGAGCAACTAGGGCTAAAACCAACTACAAAACACGCAGTTGATATAGCTGATAAAGATGAGAGTAAGTCGCTTGCTCATGTAAAAGAAATTCTAAAGCAAAACAATATAAAAACTACCGAAGAAAATATATTTATAGCAGCAGCTTGTAAAGAAAAAGGCATCGCGTTCTTAAAAGGCGAAGCTAAAGTAAATGTAAGAAAGATCGATCCAAATGCCAAGGCAAATGAGGGCAGACAAACTCAAAGCGGCAGATATAGTGTCGTCGTAAATGGCAGCCGATACAATGTCGAAGTAAGCGAAGGCTTTAACGATAGCATCCAAGTAAAATCAATCACTGAAGTTGAAGGTAAGAGCGTAAAAAGTGCCAAAAGTGCAGTAGCAGGCGCAACAGAAAATGACATCGTTGCTAGCTTACCGGGTGCTGTGCATAAAATTTTAGTGAGTCCTGGCGATCAAGTCAAAAAAGGGCAAGCTGTAGTCATGCTTGAAGCAATGAAGATGGAGATAGAGGTCAAAGCCCCAAAAGATGGTGTGATAGGCTCTATTGAAGTTAGCAAAGGTCAAAGCGTCGCGAACAATCAAGTGGTGGCTAAATTTAAATAA
- the pckA gene encoding phosphoenolpyruvate carboxykinase (ATP) — protein sequence MNKLDELGLKEIKKINHNLSYDELFELEKANNEGRGSSNGTFMVDTGIFTGRSPKDKYFVKQDPSQKYIAWGKINQPITKELFDKLLKKAKEQLSGKEIFIQDAFCGASKKSQKSVRFVTEVAWQAHFVKNMFIRPSKAELAKFEPDFVVYNACKTKNDDYKADGLHSEVFVIFNVEENVAVIGGTWYGGEMKKGIFSMMNYWLPLEGKLSMHCSANVGEKGDTALFFGLSGTGKTTLSTDPKRKLIGDDEHGWDDDGVFNFEGGCYAKCINLDPSSEPEIYAAIRRDALLENVVADENGVVDYKDGSKTENTRVSYPIYHIDNYEPSSSAGHPKNIIFLSADAFGVLPPVAKLTKEQAMYYFLSGYTAKVAGTERGITEPVATFSACFGEPFMPLHPTVYAKLLGEKIDKHGVNVYLVNTGWSGGAYGVGKRMSIKATRACINAILDGSITKCEFENFDKFNFAIPKELDGVETKLLNPINTWTNPAEYNASRDKLAKMFVENFKRYEDVKEGVEYAKAGPKA from the coding sequence ATAAATAAGCTAGATGAGCTAGGTCTAAAAGAGATCAAAAAGATAAATCACAATCTAAGCTATGATGAGCTTTTTGAGCTTGAAAAGGCAAACAACGAAGGCAGGGGTTCAAGCAACGGTACATTTATGGTTGATACGGGAATTTTTACTGGAAGAAGCCCAAAAGATAAGTACTTTGTAAAACAAGATCCGAGTCAAAAGTATATCGCTTGGGGTAAGATAAATCAGCCTATCACAAAAGAGCTTTTTGACAAGCTTCTTAAAAAAGCAAAAGAGCAGCTAAGCGGCAAGGAAATTTTTATCCAAGACGCATTTTGTGGAGCTAGCAAAAAGAGCCAAAAATCAGTCCGTTTTGTCACTGAAGTAGCGTGGCAAGCGCATTTTGTAAAAAATATGTTCATCCGCCCAAGCAAGGCAGAGCTAGCTAAATTTGAGCCTGATTTTGTAGTATATAACGCTTGTAAGACAAAAAATGATGATTACAAGGCTGATGGGCTACATTCAGAGGTCTTTGTCATCTTTAACGTCGAAGAAAATGTTGCAGTAATAGGTGGTACATGGTACGGTGGTGAGATGAAAAAGGGCATTTTTTCTATGATGAACTACTGGTTGCCACTTGAAGGTAAACTAAGTATGCACTGCTCTGCAAACGTAGGTGAGAAGGGTGATACAGCGCTATTTTTTGGCCTATCAGGTACCGGCAAAACTACACTTTCAACTGATCCAAAACGTAAGCTAATAGGCGATGACGAGCACGGCTGGGACGATGATGGCGTGTTTAACTTTGAGGGTGGCTGCTACGCAAAATGTATCAACCTTGATCCAAGTAGTGAGCCAGAAATTTACGCAGCGATCAGGCGTGACGCGCTACTTGAAAATGTTGTAGCTGACGAAAATGGCGTGGTTGATTACAAAGATGGCTCAAAGACTGAAAATACACGCGTGAGCTATCCGATCTATCACATCGACAACTATGAACCAAGCTCAAGTGCCGGCCATCCAAAAAATATCATCTTTTTAAGTGCTGATGCTTTTGGCGTGCTTCCCCCAGTTGCAAAGCTTACAAAAGAGCAGGCGATGTATTATTTCCTAAGTGGCTATACAGCAAAAGTTGCTGGCACAGAGCGCGGTATAACTGAGCCAGTCGCTACTTTTAGTGCTTGCTTTGGCGAGCCATTTATGCCACTTCACCCAACTGTTTATGCAAAACTACTAGGCGAGAAGATCGATAAACACGGCGTTAATGTCTATCTTGTAAATACAGGCTGGAGCGGTGGTGCTTACGGCGTTGGCAAGCGTATGAGCATAAAAGCAACTCGTGCTTGCATAAATGCGATCCTTGATGGCAGCATCACAAAATGCGAATTTGAAAATTTTGATAAATTTAACTTCGCTATCCCAAAAGAGCTTGATGGTGTCGAGACAAAACTGCTAAATCCAATAAACACATGGACAAATCCGGCTGAGTATAACGCTTCACGCGATAAACTTGCTAAAATGTTTGTTGAAAATTTCAAACGTTACGAAGATGTAAAAGAGGGCGTTGAGTACGCTAAAGCTGGTCCAAAAGCTTAA